Within the Channa argus isolate prfri chromosome 12, Channa argus male v1.0, whole genome shotgun sequence genome, the region TGGTTTGTATTTGGAGCGGAGATGGAAGCGGAACCCTCCACCTTGGGCTGCACTGAGAAGAGCTGCCCTGGCTGATTGTATGAGTAAGAGGGCTGCGGTTTTGCTGCACTGGCACAAGGGGGCACCacagctgctgaaaacacacacacacaacaggcaAATTGAGTCCCGATATAAAATATCCCTATAATCTCACTTATTTCTTATTTAGAAAATGCATCTATTTCTTTATGACACagagaatatttaaaatatcctGACAATTAGTTAAATTATAGTTATTAGTAAAGTACtacttttattatattactattattactattattaattataattattttttattactaaaTACTACTTAGTAAAGTAgtattttattctgtattttaggaaacattaaaaatatactcTACGTATTCATAAAACACCATTTTTTAACACAATTACAATCTAGCACTAAAAGTATGATTTAGTTTTACTAATCAATCTTTTTGTctattaaatgtgtaaaaatggaacaaaatctTTAAATGCCAACAAtcatattcaatttaaattaatattaaatcaAGACTGCCACGTTACGCAGAGAAGCTGAAGCATGATATTCGAACTTGATTACTGACTAAAACAATCAAGTTTTCTATGAACTGACTAAGCCATAAATTCAATTTTATCTGTATAAAAATCACAGCAGACCTCTGCAGGCACTGAAAAAGTTAATGTGGTATGAGGAATTTATTGACCCACCAGGTTGTGTGTTCATTGGCTTTGCTGTGACTGTCCTCCTTGCCGAGCTTAGGCGCGGTCTGTCTTGTGGAATGGACACTGAAATCACAACAGACATGATTATATTAAattgcaaatacagaaaaaagacCTACTCaatactgtacttaagtacacgTTAGTGGTACTTTACtgtagtatttccattttaggcTAGTTTTACTGTTATTCCATAttccattattattatgagtaaaatattgtacttttactccactacactTATTTTCCGTATTTAGTTAATAGTTAATTTTTGCAGATATTGTTTCTTTAtacaaaatcaaattaattaaattatattattatggaTGAACCACGGGTTAGTacacaaagtggttaaaatcagccaTTTTTGTTGGCTCTAATTTTTCAATGATTACCATAATGTTCACCTATAAACAGCGTCCCATTCAATACTGTTtataatacattgttttctgaaAGGAGTATTTATACTTTGTACTTATAATATACTTCAATTTGGCATCAACGTACCACTCGAAAGAATGGGCCCCAGTTTGAGGGTCTGGAACATGTCTCCTGTCCTCTTTCGCTTCTCACTCAGTCTGTATTCATCtacaaaatcatttaaaaaaaaaaaagcatttttaggctttTAGAGATGCAAATTCATCAATCAGAAGAAGATAAAACATACTTTCACTAGTAACTTGTGcaacaatatataaaattataggAACAGCACGTCTTACCTGGTTCAGTGGGGAGGTACTGGAAGTCCATTGGCTCACTGACCTCGCGGTCAGAAGGCCGGCGCAGCTGCATCTTGACTCTAATGGGCTCAGTGAGGTTAGTGTCACGGTAAGGTGGTGTGCGGAACACAATGGCCACCTGCCTGTGGACATCAGCCTGGGAGAAAGTGCCTTTCCCCTCCCAGGAGTCCTGGAAGAAACGCACTTCAATGTCCTCTGCGAGGGAACAGAGCATGGGAAATGTGAGGAGACTCTAAAGTTAGCAATGGGCTTCCCACTTACAAGCAGAAGCAgatcatgttcacacacacatctgtgctTTGAGGTTTATCGCAAGCAGACAGCAAGAGCTCTAGGGCCCCAAGGAGTGTTGCATCACTTCTGATTCTATGCAACACAAAGCGGGACAACTCACAAGCCTTGTAATTAACCTCGGCTGTCAAACCTCAAGACAAAAGGGCAACGGGGTTTTTACATAGATGTAGCCAGCTGAAGTTAAGTCACAGTGTACTCGGGGGATCTTCCCACACTTCTCATccccaaaatacaaaacacattgtTTGCGGCATATGTGCCTGCCATTAGCAAAGTGCTGCAACCGAGGAAAAATActtattttctcattaaaaagTGATTCTCTTTGGTCATACATTTATCTACCATTGTGTTCATTAGAATTAGGTCAtagaaacacatgaaaatacTGAAGACATAAAAGTTGCAACTGAAAATGCAAAGAATTGGATGTTATACTGCATTACCAGCACAGCACCCACACAGGAAACTTTTTTACTCTGAACCTTGTGACGTGCAGGAAACTTTTGCAAAGTTCAactttagctttaaaaaaataacaacaacaacaacaacaacaacaacaaaaaagggggAACAAACTATTATGTTATTCAGTTTATAGCTTTATGAGAAGAAAAACAGCtaattgtcattacacatgaaCGACATGTAGGTGACTTATTGCAACACATAAGAAAATGAGAAGTGGAGGCCCTGATAGAGGAAGATAGAGTTTGGCTTGTGGAAGAGGACACAGTGATAACATGACTGCTTTCCACTGCATTACACACAAAGAATGGAACATTGCAACCAGTATTAACACTTCACACTTATTGTATACATAGTAAGCAGACAGCAAAGGGTCTTAAAGTTAATGGTAATTTTCACTTCCAGCAGACACATAGCAATTGTAGTAATCATAAGTTGTAGTACGTTGGACCTCGTCAAGAATGTAACAAACTAAGTCCAATATTGACTTTCCTTTTGGCTTTGTTCTGACTGCTACAAACCCCCTGAGAATAAATCTGGCTCTTTATCTGCTCAAAGTTCTCTGGGTTCAACGTCTAGCTGTCTGTCTGCCGTTAAGCGCTGGACTCGTAGTATACAGTCACTTTAtcagtttgcttttatttgtcaGCAGGAAATTATCTCAGCGGGATTGGAGTTTCCAGGTTGGAAAacctaaacaattaaaaattccCTGTGGGTTTGCCACAGTGAGAGGAAGCATTCACTTTCATAACAGTAATTTCATTCATGGAAAAAGTGATAAGAGCAGCATGAAAGTCAGTTTGGGAGGCGTGCTGACTATGACATTGGATAATCactgcatattaaaaaaaacgaaTTAAACTGAATTACAATTTGCATTTGTGCAAGGAAAATATATAGTTTATAGTAATATAGTTTTAAGTctcaaaatatacatttaatacaataagaagtggttttaaatgtaaattcaagTGAAATGAGCATTTGTTAACCTTCATGCCTCAGCATGTCTTGCAAACAGCCCCTGTATGTTGCTTTGGGATCTGAGTTTTATTCCTCTGTGGCCTCAAATAAAAGCTGCCAAACTTTCCTTCTGCTGAACAAAGAATAGTCTGGTCACTTTTGTACTTATTGGCAAGGAAAACTCTTGATCGAGTCATCATTTCCTGCTTTTCAACTCCAGTTGTATGGAAGGAAATTATGTCTGTTGATGTGTTAGCGTAATTTATGAGGTTACCTATATCATCATGTCCATGGAAAGGTGGTGCATGAGCGTTTATATATTCACCTAATGTAAAATTGATATGATATACTGACTCTTATGATAGTCAGGGCTCCAATTGTGTTTGCTTAGTCAAATAGAGTCAGTGTAACGTTGTTATCTTGTAAAAGTGAAGGGGTTACACCTTTTCCGTTCTACACATACTGCACACTTTAGATCTGCACAGTCACTTCTGAATAATGTTAACTTCTAAACAAATTGTGAgaaggggggggtggggggggggggtacctTTTTGTACTTTGTCACAAAGCAGAAAGATTTCATCCCCTCCTTTGCAGCTTCCAGAGTTGCGGTTGACCCGGCAGATCTTCAGCTCAGCTGTGTTCGGGGCCCCTGCGAGACGGAAGAagcatttataaataaacactGTATAATTGCAaagtgtactgtactgtactgtactttgtaAGTCCTGTATTTTGTCTTACTTTCTGTCACCGCAGGGAAGCAAAAAGCTAATTTTCATATTGTTCTGCAGTACGCTCTTCAAAAGCGAAATAATTATTTGACTCCTGCTCATTTCGAAAAAGATACCCCCGTTACCataatacattaatttaaatagtGAATGTCATATTTACAAAGGAAATCTAAACACATATGGGCACAATTATTCATTTATGGAGTACGTGACAAATCTATAGGCTTCAGATTATCACATGTGACACAGTGGAGACTGCTGATTTATTGTAAAACTAATTAATAATCTAACATAAGCCAAGATTTATTTTGCACAATGTGGAAATGCACTGGTTATAGTGCACAGGAAACCAGTTAACATATTTCAACACAAATGTTTCCATGACCGTGTTTCACATCATCatgacatttacttttaatgGTGTTCTTAACGTTACCACAAATTTACCACAAATACTAATTCTTGTAAATACGTTTATGTTCACAAGAAAAGTTAAGAGGAACAAAAAATGCTGAAGGGAATTAAAAGTTGCGGAAATGTAAAGGTATGAGTgtaatctttattttatgtgAACGTGTGGGAATACAGCGCCTACATAGATGCTCTACTAGTCTGCTACTTTTATGTAAGGATTCATTGGCTTTGTGCAAATGTATgctgatttaaaatgatttaaagatACAGAAGAGCACCTACACAAGCAAAGGAATATTGGCATTAGAAATTCCCTATCAACAGAATCTTAATATGCCGCGCATGTGGTtgtgtgcacatatgtgtgTTGCGCACTCACTGTTGTCATAGATTGGCTGTGAAACCACAGGCTCCAGAGGAAACAGCTCCCCCGTCGGCAGGGTGATGGACGCCTGGAAGCAAAGCCGAACCGAATTCAGGTCAAACTCCTCCTCCCACACCTTTGCCTCGGGAACTGCAGCCAAGACACAGCAGGGGAAAGGTGCGGTGCACAATCAGTCAGTCTGCACAGCAGCCCAGTAATATCACAACTATCAGTGTCAAAATGTTGCACAAGGGCAAAGAGAAAAATTATGCTATTTTTCTACACACAGGAAGGTTTTCTGCCCTGTACTTGGTTTAATGAGGTCCCCCTGTGTTGTCTTGGTAataatttctaatttaaaaatatttataattagtCATTTATCTTTTAAGCCATGGTGGCAAAAAGTGAACATAGTAACAGCTTAACTGCCTAAAGCTGTtgtatacacagacagacagagagtcATCATTACTGACTAAAGACAACACACAATCTGTCATTAATATCAGCTACTATAACACTGGCCAAAAAAGAAAGTCCATAACCTAAAATACTCCACTCTAGTATTTAGACCGACAGGTGAATtcaagctaaaacaaaaaattgtatttaaaagttatttacaCTTGTAATACTTGAGAAATGGTAATGaaattacaatttacaaatttgtttttttttttacatttaaataagatGCTTGTGTTGTTCATCAAAACACTAGATTATGCCACAAATATCAGTTTTAGTTCAGTAAAACTCCAGCACAGTAAAATTCGGGCGGAAAAGTTAATGACACTCTCCACAAAGACCtttcacacagtgacacataTGACAGAAAACGTGCgagaacacagaaaatgttttgtgttgctcACTCATGAGTAACCATGACCACTTACTGTTGAAGGGGTTATTATTGGTCTGCAGTCTACAAGTGATAGCCTCATTCACATCTTTCTTCTTCACACACTGTATGCCCAGGTTCTGAAAACTAAAAGCAAACATAGCTACAGtcagacagaaagcaacaaacagAAACCACCGAAGCGTAATTCTCAACACTCACTGTTAATATGAGTACTAATATGAGTTATTGTACGTTTCTCATTCTTACAATGGCAAACAACAAATATCTCCCATATATCTCTGTCCCCATGCACACAATTTGCATGGCGTTTGGTCCATTAACCCCAGGTTTAATCTTCTTTGCAGCTCCACTTTGGGCACTTTCTCCAATAAAATCCACATTGCAAAATAATAACGCATCTCCACTGAAGATCCCTCACCACatccaagtttaaaaaaaaaaaaaaaaactaatgagaGAATGGAGGAGTGTAAGTGGACCAACCAATGGTGAAAAATCATCAAACAAAGTCAAAACTGCGTATTATTTTCACACTATGCAACTATGTGTGCCGATGAACGTTCGGCAACGCCCGTTGGATAATTAGGCTGCCTCGGTTGTCTGATGAAGCTTTTAAACAAGCCACGTGGGCCACTATTCCTACAGCAGAAACAATGGagacattttgaatttaacTGGTGACACCGAGTAGGAGTATTAGAGCAAGGCAAGTACTAATAAAGGCGAGAGTACCGAGTTGGCTGGGGCAGTCTGCCATCGTAACAGATCAGGCCAGTCACGGCAGTTTACTCTGAACAGATTTATTTCATGGAAGTTTACTTTGAACAGATTTGTCATAGATATGAGGCTGAGAGAAGCTGTCAGGTATTTACTCTTTGCTAGGGCGAGGTGATAAAAGGACCTTTATAACATGGTAGTTTATTGTCCTCAGCAGTTTGCGACAACCACGGCCCTAACGCCCACTGCAAGGTCCACTGATGGGTCAaaacatcatttattcattcatttaacacTGGCCTTCCATAGGAATGCTCACCCAACTTTTACCCACCCACATTTACCAAACTATTGATCACTTTCAGTGCTGAGTAACCGCGGTAAGTAGGTGTTGTTTGATGGGACCAGTGGGCCTTCAAATTATAAGGCAGAGCTTTTATCACAATatgattttgtctgtgtgtgaaaaacaGATGGCTAAAAGAAACTAGCCATCACAAACTTCAATTATGTAATGTTAAGTTCAAACATTACGCAATCTAAAGGCATCTTTGTGTGTCACTGATGCCAGTTTGCTTCCCCTCTAAACCTCTTCATTTCTTCAAAGCTGTGATTGTAACAAGAATAAACGACGGCACAGCCTAGAGGGAAACTTGAGAGTTTTTACTAGTTAATGTTTCACTCTTATCCAAACTCCCAGTGAAGCTGGCAACAACTTTTACCAAGGTGACAGTAAGCACATTCTGTCCCACAGTCTTTTTTTCTAGGTCAGTCTTTAACAAAAgccactttgttttgatgtcaaACTGGAGTTTCAACCACTGCTGTTCAAACCAGCGCTGAAAACTGACCTTAAATCACCACATGCATGTTTCATCTCGTTTCTCTGAAGTGTGTCAAATGCAGAGGGTGATGTCTGTGTAATGTAATGCAAACCACACCTACCTGTGTATCCGTCTCTCCTGCAGGTCGGCTTCGTAGTAGCCATGTTTGCAGTCTTTCCCTACCAGCTCGTGGGGGTGGGGCTTGTAGGGTGCGTTTTTGGTCACCAGGGAGATCCGAACACGCAGGGGGCCACTGTAGTGGTGCACCTGCATGAGGAGGTTTTCATAAGGGCACTTCAGAGGAGCGGATGTTTGCTTGCAGTTATCTCGTTAAAAAGGTTGTTCTAACGTCCAATCCAACTAACAAGTAATAACTCACAAATATATGTCTCTTACAAGGAATCATTTCAGGAAATGCTGAAAGGCTTTCAGTCAAGCATGAAATTCTccagaaaaaaaagttcaaaaatgactttaaaaggACTAGTTTGATCTTTTAATCAAGCAGCACTTGATGTTTTATCATACTTCGTTCATTTGGCATGTGTCACATAGGTAATACGAAGAGAAGTAAGAATTATTTACTCAAACTACCTTTTCCAAGACAAAGCGGGAACTTTTACTGTTTGAAGACAGATATGAGATGTACTGAAAGTAGGTCAGTGCTACAACATCCCAAACAAGAAATAACATATTCATTAAATAGATTTGTAGGTGCTGGTGTGAATGGTTTTATTTTGCTATTAATGCTTAGGAAAAAGCAtccaaagtgtctctgggcaagacactgaacccccaacagccggAAATGTGCGGATAAATGATccgcacagttttttttttaatagtatatATTAAGATTATTAGGATATATTCTTCCATTTTTAtcctttgatattttttttaaaatttcatatataatttatttgattaataATTTTTCCCTAGTTTATACTGTTTAACAGATTAACAGGTTTGTCTACAAGAGATCAGACAACTTTTAAATGGGGTGAGTTTGGACTCATTCATAACTGGACACTTTGAGGAACCGGAGAAACTGGCCACATGGCGGTTAAAATAATGACATGAAGCCAGATTATATCTATCAGATGATATCTATATCAGTCATTCTTACAggattaatttcatttcatattaaaCCAATAACACTGGATATACCTATTAGCATTTGGGCTAGCCATGGTATATTGTGTctgtgctgcaaaaagcagccATTTAAATTTGCGATTTATTAATAAAGTGTAATTAAACCCAAGACCACTGGGTGCAGGGTTACCACCACATTCTCAAACCCTCGGAGCAGAGCTCAGAGGGGTTTGGTGCTCACACTCCGACCCACAGTGTGGCTGATATGCAGAGAAATGTGGATCGCTAACTCTTAAAAGTTCTTGCTTCTTTCACATCAACCACATTGACTAATTCCTTGATAGAACAGGAAATCAGAGTGTGGCTAGATTTTTAAGTAACTTTTTGCTGCGAATATGTGCCCAAGAGTGATTTCAACTCAATGccatattgtttttgtattaaatcAATGCAGCGAACATACTTTGAACATCCATACTTTGGTAAATGAGGCCCCAGACTCAGTGCGCTTGACACTGGATCCCTCACAAAACAATAGGGTTGGATTAAACAAGCGATTTTCTGATTAATGGTAATTCTCAGTTTAACAGTTCAACATCGATGCTTGAAATCCTAAGATCAATTTCTGAATCTGTGCCACGTATTTACACATTTGATAAGTACAATGTAGCTACCTCATCTTAGAAAAAAACTCGTTCAgggactaaaaaaataaaattaagttcCAGCATGAAATCACGTAAATTATTCGTATAAAGGTTGTATCTTTACAAGTCAAATGGAATCCAATCAAATcagtggacagaaaaaaaatccagtccttaaaaaagaaaaaaaaattgtctatAGACTTTTCTTGTGTTCTGTATTTCATGATGTTTTCTGCCACCAGAGTTAAAATTATTCATCACAGattaaaaaagacataaaaacatacagcaaaAAGCCTCCAACTCACCTTGATGGCGGGGTGGGTCTTAGTGGTGTCGTTACTTTTCTCACCGGGGATGCTGCCAGCTGATCGTCCCTCGCACTTATACCTGAACCTCATCCCTCTTGGTTTTGGCTGCTCAATGATCTCTATGAAGGGTGATGTATTTGGGACTGAGGGACACATGGAAAAGGAAGACTAACGTCACTTCAGTGCAGTGACACTGcgttttaaaaaatacatgttgtgAAACACTGCCTATCTGCACTGCTTTccttctgcgtgtgtgtgtgtgtgtgtgtgtgtgtgtgtgtgtgtgtgtgtgtgtgtgtgtgtgtgtcaacacaTAAATAGCTGTGTTGTCAATCATAAGCACACTGGATGATGAAACGCTCACTCATGAAATGTCTGCGGTCAATATCAGCACTGATTCATACAGGATACTGATCATTTACGAGAGGCGGCTTCCTACCTGGGTTGTGTGGGGTCATGCCCCATCCATAGGCACCTGTGGGCAGAAAATAACACAACAGGATCACAAACCTGTGCTTATGATCTACAGTGAGatccacagtacacagtagatgACAAAACCCAAAAGCCGATACAGCACATATTTGTGGTTCAGTAATACGAGTTTGTCATCTGTGGTGGGGTCAGGGTGGAAATGTACTAGACAGCGCAGTGTCTAAAGACGTCAAAGGACACTGAGATACAAGAGCTTGCCAGCCAAATGTAACTACTCGCTATAAAGTCACCTGCCAAGCCTGGAAAGAAGAAGTGGGGATGAAAACCAACAGTGACAGGCAGGGTGATATCCGTGTCTTGTTACCTGCCTTATTACGAGAAGCGGGAGTGGAGAGCGAGTCGCACCCT harbors:
- the rela gene encoding LOW QUALITY PROTEIN: transcription factor p65 (The sequence of the model RefSeq protein was modified relative to this genomic sequence to represent the inferred CDS: deleted 1 base in 1 codon), which encodes MAGAYGWGMTPHNPVPNTSPFIEIIEQPKPRGMRFRYKCEGRSAGSIPGEKSNDTTKTHPAIKVHHYSGPLRVRISLVTKNAPYKPHPHELVGKDCKHGYYEADLQERRIHSFQNLGIQCVKKKDVNEAITCRLQTNNNPFNIPEAKVWEEEFDLNSVRLCFQASITLPTGELFPLEPVVSQPIYDNRAPNTAELKICRVNRNSGSCKGGDEIFLLCDKVQKEDIEVRFFQDSWEGKGTFSQADVHRQVAIVFRTPPYRDTNLTEPIRVKMQLRRPSDREVSEPMDFQYLPTEPDEYRLSEKRKRTGDMFQTLKLGPILSSVSIPQDRPRLSSARRTVTAKPMNTQPAAVVPPCASAAKPQPSYSYNQPGQLFSVQPKVEGSASISAPNTNQTWKIETLNLGPQAKASSMSFPISQAPTSSSSTTTSTANQDYSTVNLSDLHEFFPNISSGLPQEAGAPQANTVSSQASSSFSVPGSLFRVDTTLMDDDIPEFPSFSETQAPVTLDSLNMDDFEDLLNPGHMGESGNGAPMLAHAPCQQATPPSSSTAAHNSAVSQNTDPANNPGSTWMNYPNSIVNLLQNDGMMDNNHSHRPAVLDEFDELMSADEDRLISILTVKAKLGLCQDTQLKVLP